The Mustela lutreola isolate mMusLut2 chromosome 3, mMusLut2.pri, whole genome shotgun sequence genome includes a region encoding these proteins:
- the LOC131828215 gene encoding nucleophosmin-like: MLFQSFTAPGSGSKVLQKKVKLAADEDDDEDDDDDDFDNEEAEEKAPVKKSVRDTPAKNAQKSNQNGKDSKPSTPRTKGQESFKKQEKTPKTPKGPSSVEDIKAKMQASIEKSGSLPKVEAKFINYVKNCFQMTDQEAIQDLWQWRKSL; the protein is encoded by the coding sequence ATGCTATTTCAGTCTTTTACTGCCCCTGGAAGTGGTAGCAAGGTTcttcagaaaaaagtaaaacttgctgctgatgaagatgatgatgaagatgatgatgatgatgattttgatAATGAGGAAGCTGAAGAAAAGGCTCCAGTAAAGAAATCTGTACGAGATACTCCAGccaaaaatgcacagaaatcaaacCAGAATGGAAAAGACTCAAAACCATCAACACCAAGAACAAAAGGTCAAGAATCTttcaaaaaacaggaaaagactcCAAAGACACCGAAAGGACCTAGTTCTGTAGAAGACATTAAAGCAAAAATGCAAGCAAGTATAGAAAAAAGTGGTTCTCTTCCCAAAGTGGAAGCCAAGTTCATCAATTATGTGAAGAATTGCTTCCAGATGACTGACCAAGAGGCTATTCAAGATCTCTGGCAGTGGAGGAAGTCTCtttaa